One window of Corynebacterium sp. P3-F1 genomic DNA carries:
- the nusB gene encoding transcription antitermination factor NusB, with protein sequence MPDYKRHGARYRARRRAVDILFEAETRDLDPVAIVEDRVALAQDPANAVAPIADYTREIIAGAAENLDEIDDSIERFLSENWELNRIPAVDRAILRVATWEILYNDDVAPPISIANAMEMSTEYAGDNASPYIHAVLDDIIQANSDNAPDLVTGDADADSAADTTDTSDIPATAPDGAVPPADDAVAPEVTENTELSGGTALIGLTTEPDVETEKE encoded by the coding sequence ATGCCTGATTACAAACGTCATGGAGCGCGCTACCGCGCGCGCCGCCGCGCAGTAGATATTCTTTTCGAAGCCGAGACCCGCGACCTCGATCCGGTCGCCATTGTGGAGGACCGCGTCGCACTGGCACAGGACCCCGCTAATGCTGTGGCCCCCATTGCGGATTACACGCGCGAGATCATTGCTGGCGCGGCGGAGAACCTCGACGAGATCGACGACTCCATTGAGCGCTTCTTGTCGGAAAATTGGGAATTGAACCGGATTCCCGCCGTGGACCGTGCCATTCTGCGTGTGGCTACGTGGGAGATTCTCTACAACGACGATGTGGCCCCGCCGATCTCCATCGCCAACGCCATGGAGATGTCCACGGAGTACGCGGGAGACAACGCGTCCCCGTATATTCACGCCGTGCTCGACGACATCATCCAGGCGAACTCCGATAACGCACCCGACCTGGTGACAGGCGACGCGGATGCGGACTCCGCCGCTGACACCACCGATACGTCCGATATCCCGGCCACGGCCCCTGACGGGGCAGTTCCACCGGCGGACGACGCAGTCGCGCCGGAGGTCACGGAAAACACGGAACTGAGCGGCGGCACCGCTCTCATTGGGCTGACCACGGAACCGGACGTCGAAACCGAGAAAGAGTAG
- a CDS encoding PPK2 family polyphosphate kinase: MAKVSIKEAEKLRVEDDFVLADVDPDTTPGVDEDDVDDAFEKYDEEIAELQDCLYANGRAGNENAGSILLVLQGMDTSGKGGIIRHVVGDLLDPQGVHIKAFGKPTEEEKQHDFLWRIAPHLPEPGMVSVFDRSHYEDVLVQRVRDMAPPEEIERRYGAIVDFEAQAAANGTKIIKVMPHISKAFQGENLRKRIEREDKHWKYNPGDIDDRMLWDEFQEAYEIAMKRTSTDVAPWYCVPSDDKDYCRTVVKTLLLKALRELDLQWPEPDFDPELELKRLEES; encoded by the coding sequence ATGGCCAAAGTATCCATCAAGGAAGCCGAGAAGCTCCGCGTCGAGGACGACTTCGTGCTCGCGGACGTCGACCCCGATACCACTCCGGGTGTGGACGAGGACGATGTCGACGACGCTTTCGAGAAATACGACGAGGAGATCGCCGAGCTGCAAGACTGTCTGTACGCGAATGGGCGTGCAGGTAATGAGAACGCGGGGTCGATCCTCCTCGTTCTGCAGGGAATGGACACCTCCGGCAAGGGCGGCATCATTCGCCACGTCGTCGGCGATCTGCTCGATCCGCAGGGCGTGCACATCAAGGCCTTCGGCAAACCGACGGAGGAAGAGAAGCAGCACGACTTCCTCTGGCGGATTGCACCCCACTTGCCCGAACCCGGAATGGTGAGCGTTTTCGACCGCTCCCACTACGAGGATGTGCTTGTCCAGCGCGTCCGCGACATGGCTCCCCCAGAAGAGATCGAGCGGCGTTACGGTGCCATCGTGGACTTCGAGGCTCAAGCCGCTGCCAACGGCACCAAGATCATCAAAGTGATGCCGCACATCTCCAAGGCGTTCCAAGGGGAGAACCTGCGCAAGCGCATTGAGCGCGAAGACAAGCATTGGAAATACAACCCAGGCGACATCGATGACCGGATGCTTTGGGATGAGTTCCAAGAGGCCTATGAGATCGCGATGAAGCGCACATCCACCGACGTTGCGCCGTGGTACTGCGTTCCCTCCGACGACAAGGATTACTGCCGCACGGTGGTGAAGACCTTGCTACTCAAGGCGCTGCGCGAACTTGATCTGCAGTGGCCGGAGCCTGATTTTGACCCGGAGCTGGAGCTGAAGCGCCTCGAGGAGTCCTAA
- a CDS encoding ATP-binding cassette domain-containing protein — translation MSIIELRDITKSYGSFDALRGIDLAINEGEVTCVLGDNGAGKSTLIKILAGLHEQTSGELLIDGTSATFSSPRQAIDAGIATVYQTLAIVDELSVWRNFFLGQELTGAFGTLKQGEMKRICSEQLADMGIDIPDVDVEAGNLSGGQRQVVAIARAVYFGARVVVLDEPTAALGVKQSGMVLKFIASARDRGVAVVFVTHNPHHAYMVGDRFTILKLGRQELSAARDEVSLDELTREMSGGAELEALNHELRGYL, via the coding sequence GTGTCCATCATTGAATTGCGGGACATCACTAAGTCCTACGGCAGCTTCGACGCGTTGCGCGGAATCGACCTAGCTATCAACGAGGGGGAGGTCACGTGCGTCCTCGGCGATAACGGCGCGGGCAAGTCGACGCTGATCAAGATCCTCGCGGGCCTGCACGAGCAAACGTCCGGGGAGCTGCTTATCGACGGCACATCCGCCACCTTCTCTTCCCCCCGCCAGGCCATCGACGCCGGAATCGCGACGGTGTACCAGACACTCGCCATTGTGGACGAGCTGAGCGTGTGGCGAAATTTCTTCCTCGGCCAGGAGCTGACTGGTGCCTTTGGAACGCTCAAGCAAGGCGAGATGAAGCGGATCTGCTCGGAGCAGCTCGCGGACATGGGCATTGACATCCCCGACGTGGATGTGGAAGCCGGCAATCTGTCCGGCGGTCAGCGCCAGGTTGTCGCCATCGCCCGTGCCGTGTACTTCGGGGCCCGAGTGGTCGTGCTCGACGAGCCGACTGCGGCGCTCGGCGTGAAACAGTCCGGCATGGTGTTGAAGTTCATCGCGTCGGCCCGCGACCGCGGGGTCGCTGTCGTCTTTGTCACCCATAATCCGCACCACGCGTACATGGTGGGCGACCGGTTCACCATTCTGAAGCTGGGGCGCCAAGAGCTGAGTGCCGCCCGCGATGAGGTGAGCCTCGACGAGCTGACCCGCGAGATGTCGGGCGGTGCGGAGCTCGAGGCTCTCAACCACGAACTGCGCGGGTACCTCTGA
- a CDS encoding substrate-binding domain-containing protein — MTAVGCSATGGAPRNTGTEATAGGVDTPRYVVAMVTHGAPGDTFWDLVRKGAEDAAKKDNIELRYSSDPQAPNQANLVRNAVDSKVDGIAVTMPNAKAIGPAAQNAVDAGIPTVGLNAGMDSYRDYGMSGFFGQDETVAGENAGKRLKDDGKQKVLCVIHEQGNSSQEARCDGVKKGLAGGTVELVYVNGQDLTSVQSTLASKLSQDPSFDTVFALQAPVAMRAAESVGQSGSSAQVVTFDTNAELVDAIADGRIAWAVDQQPYLQGYLAVDSLWVAKRNGGTLGGGQAVFTGPSFVDKSNVEQISEAAKAGLR, encoded by the coding sequence ATGACTGCGGTCGGCTGCTCGGCTACGGGAGGGGCACCGCGCAACACCGGCACCGAGGCAACCGCAGGTGGTGTGGACACACCGCGCTATGTGGTTGCCATGGTCACGCACGGCGCTCCCGGCGACACCTTTTGGGACCTCGTGCGTAAGGGAGCCGAAGACGCCGCCAAGAAAGACAACATCGAACTGCGTTATTCATCCGACCCGCAGGCGCCGAACCAAGCGAATCTGGTTCGCAACGCGGTGGACTCCAAAGTGGACGGCATCGCGGTGACCATGCCCAATGCGAAGGCCATAGGCCCCGCTGCTCAGAACGCGGTGGACGCGGGCATTCCCACCGTCGGACTGAATGCGGGCATGGATTCTTACCGCGACTACGGCATGAGCGGTTTCTTTGGCCAGGACGAGACTGTCGCCGGCGAGAATGCTGGAAAACGTCTCAAGGACGACGGTAAACAGAAAGTCCTGTGCGTGATTCATGAGCAGGGCAATTCCTCCCAAGAGGCGCGGTGCGACGGCGTGAAGAAGGGGTTGGCGGGCGGAACCGTGGAGTTGGTGTACGTCAACGGCCAAGACCTGACCTCAGTGCAGTCGACTCTCGCCTCGAAGCTGAGCCAGGACCCGAGCTTCGACACGGTCTTCGCCCTGCAAGCCCCGGTGGCCATGCGCGCCGCGGAGTCTGTCGGGCAGTCTGGTTCTTCGGCTCAGGTGGTCACCTTTGACACCAATGCTGAGCTCGTGGACGCGATTGCGGACGGCCGCATCGCCTGGGCCGTCGACCAGCAGCCGTACCTCCAGGGCTATCTCGCCGTCGATTCACTTTGGGTGGCCAAACGCAACGGCGGAACGCTCGGAGGCGGGCAAGCGGTGTTCACCGGCCCCAGTTTCGTCGATAAGTCCAATGTTGAGCAGATTTCCGAGGCCGCGAAGGCGGGGTTGCGATGA
- a CDS encoding Xaa-Pro peptidase family protein, protein MGFADSRFLTRRRKLSATLAAKRIDSFLLTDPINVRYFSGFSGSNGALLMNKDLSAAIATDGRYTTQIAQEVPDIEAIIQRDAGMAVLATVPEGWRVGFDPTTLSVDECGRLEQAAGDSVSLVPVKGVVEQIRLIKDSFELRRLEEAADIAVVALERLIDAGELRAGRTEKQVAAELEYRMRLLGSERVSFDTIVASGPNSALPHYSAGDRELTDGDLVTIDFGAHYRGFNSDMTRTFCIGEPSDFNREIYGIVLEAQKAGIAAATPGRALVDVDKACRDIITEAGYGEYFVHSTGHGIGLEVHEGPAASTRGEGVLEPNMTLTIEPGIYVPGKGGVRIEDTLIITTGAPKVITPAPKELTVL, encoded by the coding sequence ATGGGCTTCGCCGATTCCCGCTTTCTCACCCGCCGCCGGAAACTGTCGGCAACACTCGCGGCAAAGCGGATCGATTCGTTCTTGCTCACCGATCCGATCAACGTCCGGTACTTCTCCGGATTCAGCGGTTCCAACGGTGCGTTGTTGATGAACAAGGACCTGTCCGCGGCGATCGCCACTGATGGCCGGTACACCACGCAAATCGCGCAGGAAGTGCCAGACATTGAGGCGATCATTCAGCGCGACGCCGGCATGGCTGTCCTCGCCACCGTGCCCGAGGGGTGGCGCGTCGGTTTTGACCCGACGACATTGAGCGTCGACGAGTGCGGGCGCCTCGAGCAGGCAGCGGGAGATTCCGTCAGTCTCGTGCCTGTGAAGGGCGTGGTTGAGCAGATCCGCCTGATCAAAGACTCCTTCGAACTTCGTCGGCTCGAGGAAGCCGCGGACATTGCCGTCGTCGCGCTCGAGCGGCTTATCGACGCTGGGGAGCTCCGCGCCGGCCGCACCGAGAAGCAGGTGGCCGCCGAATTGGAGTACCGGATGCGCCTGTTGGGTTCAGAGCGCGTCAGCTTCGACACCATTGTCGCATCCGGGCCGAATTCGGCGTTGCCGCACTATTCGGCGGGAGACCGAGAACTGACTGACGGCGACTTGGTCACCATTGATTTCGGGGCGCACTACCGCGGGTTTAACTCCGACATGACCCGCACGTTCTGCATTGGCGAGCCGTCGGATTTCAACCGGGAGATCTACGGCATCGTCCTCGAAGCACAGAAAGCCGGCATCGCCGCGGCGACGCCGGGGCGAGCTCTTGTCGACGTGGATAAGGCGTGCCGCGACATCATCACTGAGGCGGGGTACGGCGAATACTTCGTGCACTCCACAGGTCACGGAATCGGGCTGGAGGTGCACGAGGGCCCGGCGGCGTCGACACGCGGCGAAGGCGTTCTCGAACCAAACATGACGCTGACCATTGAGCCCGGCATATATGTGCCCGGCAAAGGTGGCGTCCGCATCGAGGACACCCTGATCATCACCACCGGTGCCCCGAAGGTGATCACCCCGGCACCGAAAGAACTGACCGTTCTCTAA
- the efp gene encoding elongation factor P, producing MATTADFKNGLVLKVDGKLQQIIEFQHVKPGKGPAFVRTKLKDVVSGKTVDKTWNAGVKVETATVDRRDMTYLYNDGTNYVVMDDKTFEQYELGEEKFGDAARFLLENMRLQVSFHEGEALFAELPVSVDLKVEHTDPGLQGDRSTGGTKPAKLETGAEIQVPLFIETGNVLKVDTRTGEYLSRVNN from the coding sequence GTGGCAACGACCGCTGATTTCAAGAACGGCCTTGTGCTCAAGGTTGACGGCAAGCTGCAGCAGATTATTGAGTTCCAGCACGTCAAGCCGGGCAAGGGCCCCGCGTTCGTCCGCACGAAGCTCAAGGACGTCGTCTCCGGCAAGACCGTGGACAAGACCTGGAACGCAGGCGTGAAGGTGGAGACCGCGACGGTGGATCGCCGCGACATGACCTACCTCTACAACGACGGCACCAACTACGTCGTCATGGACGACAAGACCTTCGAGCAGTACGAGCTCGGCGAGGAAAAGTTCGGTGATGCCGCACGCTTCCTGCTGGAGAACATGCGCTTGCAGGTTTCCTTTCACGAGGGCGAAGCGCTCTTTGCCGAGCTGCCCGTTTCCGTGGATTTGAAGGTCGAGCACACCGATCCGGGCCTGCAGGGCGACCGCTCCACCGGCGGCACCAAGCCGGCGAAGCTGGAGACCGGCGCCGAGATTCAGGTGCCCCTGTTCATCGAGACTGGCAACGTGCTCAAGGTGGATACCCGCACCGGCGAGTACCTCTCCCGCGTGAACAACTAA
- a CDS encoding ABC transporter permease yields MSTAVSDDRLRRRSGFGRLIRRPELASLLGFLVILALFYAVAPAFRSFEAMTTILYASSTLGIVALAVGLLMIGGEFDLSSGVAVTTAALAATMLNYNLHLNSWVGAGLALVIALSIGALNGILVSRTGIDSFLITLAAFLMLQGLNLAVTKLVTGQVATPSIADMEGFPSARAFFAGSFHIGNVRVSVMVVWWLVFVALASFILFRTKFGNWITAVGGDEDAARAVGVPVRRVKVALFMGVSFAAWFVGMHTLFAFDSIQAGQGVGNEFLYIIAAVIGGCAMNGGRGTAVGTMIGALIFGMTNQGIVYAGWNPDWFKFFLGAMLLFAVFTNTSFANITKGR; encoded by the coding sequence ATGAGCACGGCTGTATCCGACGACAGGCTTCGACGCCGCTCGGGATTCGGGCGGCTCATCCGCCGCCCCGAGCTAGCAAGCTTGCTCGGCTTTCTGGTCATTCTCGCGTTGTTTTACGCAGTCGCTCCCGCCTTCCGCTCGTTTGAGGCGATGACGACGATCCTCTACGCCAGTTCCACACTCGGCATCGTGGCCCTCGCAGTCGGTCTGCTCATGATCGGTGGGGAATTCGACCTGTCGTCGGGCGTGGCCGTGACCACCGCGGCGTTGGCGGCGACGATGCTCAACTACAACCTCCACCTCAACTCGTGGGTGGGGGCGGGTCTGGCGCTGGTCATCGCGCTGAGCATCGGCGCTCTCAACGGCATCCTCGTTTCGCGCACCGGCATTGACAGCTTCCTCATCACCCTCGCGGCATTCCTCATGCTGCAGGGCCTCAATCTCGCGGTGACCAAACTGGTCACCGGTCAGGTGGCCACCCCGTCGATCGCGGACATGGAAGGGTTCCCGTCGGCGCGGGCCTTTTTTGCCGGTAGCTTCCACATCGGGAACGTGCGCGTCAGCGTCATGGTCGTCTGGTGGCTGGTCTTTGTGGCCCTTGCCTCATTCATCCTTTTCCGCACGAAATTCGGCAACTGGATCACGGCGGTCGGCGGCGACGAGGACGCCGCACGGGCGGTGGGCGTTCCAGTGCGCCGCGTCAAGGTCGCGCTGTTCATGGGGGTCAGTTTCGCCGCGTGGTTCGTGGGCATGCACACGCTGTTCGCGTTCGACTCCATTCAGGCGGGCCAAGGTGTTGGCAACGAGTTCCTCTACATCATCGCGGCGGTCATCGGCGGGTGCGCCATGAACGGCGGACGGGGCACCGCCGTGGGCACCATGATCGGAGCGCTGATCTTCGGCATGACCAACCAGGGCATCGTCTACGCGGGATGGAATCCGGACTGGTTCAAGTTCTTCCTCGGCGCGATGCTGCTCTTCGCCGTGTTCACCAACACGTCGTTCGCGAACATCACGAAGGGGAGGTAG
- the aroQ gene encoding type II 3-dehydroquinate dehydratase encodes MKILVLNGPNLNRLGKRQPDVYGATTLADIEQRLRERAEQAGAEIAFLQSNHEGELIDAAHEAADNSWPVIINPGGFTHTSVALRDALVELQDGPGFIEVHISNVHAREPFRHHSYLSPIAIGVIAGMGVDGYELALDYFLRRA; translated from the coding sequence GTGAAAATCCTGGTGCTCAACGGCCCGAACCTGAACAGGTTGGGCAAGCGGCAGCCCGATGTGTACGGTGCGACGACGCTGGCCGACATCGAGCAGCGCTTGCGCGAGCGCGCCGAGCAAGCAGGAGCGGAGATCGCGTTCCTGCAGTCGAACCACGAGGGCGAGCTTATCGACGCCGCACATGAGGCAGCTGACAACTCGTGGCCTGTCATCATCAACCCGGGGGGTTTCACCCACACATCTGTGGCGCTGCGTGACGCGCTCGTCGAGCTGCAAGACGGGCCGGGCTTCATTGAAGTTCACATTTCGAATGTTCACGCTCGTGAGCCGTTCCGACACCACTCGTACCTGTCGCCGATCGCCATCGGGGTCATTGCTGGGATGGGCGTGGACGGTTACGAGTTGGCATTGGATTACTTCTTGAGGAGGGCATAA